From the Oryza glaberrima chromosome 5, OglaRS2, whole genome shotgun sequence genome, one window contains:
- the LOC127775058 gene encoding MAR-binding filament-like protein 1 — MAYHHLLLSPPPPHPRLSLVTSRRRPRAGHVAAACSPSPSALAAGRRAVLLVGVSVLPLLRLRDAAFAAAAARPPSTTTVDLVTDRIDTAKTEETQPEEPSAEESLAEVKVPPAVNPLAGLLNAIAVIASGVFAGLFGASQREKEALQSTVSTMEIKLAENEAAMSMLRENYEKQIWNEHAEQKKQARMFQEKEASLLDQLTLTKRTVTSLNEEVRREKELVEQLKQEIHRLKSSIAQAEDDKHVFEGKLREKLEALDSLQDKVNLLSQEVNSKEEAIRELSSSLSSKEEDYQKLQLIYNETEASLEYANSKIEQLEEDYSATKDDLNSKMSSIDSLNKEVQTLYTAKTGAEEKISELKKQYADLAASSEMRASCDSELLIEKDNLLNQLEEKLSAALSDTSKNKIIIAELNNELDTNRTMLDNEVEAHKKLSEILQSTEGALTDYRDKVFNLSEELNRVKISNQQLITQITKLTDESNITKQVLSNKIAEAEAVSKVLSDELASVRDVLQKTQEKLDITSNQLVSTMEAREDLNKELLDAYKKLESATDELVRERKINATLNRELEALVEQSIVESEARQALQADLDEVTNSQKEVDESTQFLSERLDSANSRISSIEEEKEMLSEALEQQKRSKMEAQKDMEDAQNLIKMLGTERENFEIRSKKLEEELATAKGEILRLRRQISASGYLRTELAETSVTSNTSQPEQDVNDPDQNSNNTDAGDTRSPTRIYRRRKTKRAT; from the exons ATGGCctaccaccacctcctcctctcgccgccgccgccgcacccgcgcCTCTCGCTCGTcacgtcccgccgccgcccgcgcgcgggccatgtcgccgccgcctgctccccgtcgccgtcggcgctggcggcggggaggagggccgTGCTCCTGGTCGGCGTCTCGGTGCTCCCGCTCCTCCGCCTGCGTGACGCCGCcttcgcggcggccgcggcgcgaccgccgtcgacgacgacggtggatcTCGTCACTG ATAGAATAGACACTGCGAAGACTGAGGAGACTCAACCTGAAGAACCTTCGGCTGAGGAATCTCTGGCTGAGGTGAAAGTACCACCTGCAGTGAATCCACTTGCAGGTCTTCTGAATGCAATCGCAGTTATTGCTTCTGGTGTTTTTGCTGGACTTTTTGGTGCTTCTCAAAGGGAAAAAGAGGCGTTGCAATCTACCGTCTCAACT ATGGAGATCAAGTTGGCTGAAAATGAGGCAGCAATGTCCATGCTTAGGGAAAACTATGAGAAACAGATATGGAATGAACATGCAGAACAAAAGAAACAGGCTAGGATGTTCCAGGAGAAGGAAGCTTCCCTTCTGGATCAATTGACTTTGACTAAGAGAACAGTAACATCTTTAAACGAGGAAGTGAGAAGGGAGAAAGAACTAGTTGAGCAGCTTAAACAAGAGATACATCGACTTAAGAGTAGCATTGCACAAGCAGAAGACGACAAACATGTGTTTGAAGGCAAATTGAGAGAGAAGTTGGAAGCACTTGATAGTTTACAGGACAAGGTAAATCTGCTCAGCCAAGAGGTGAATTCCAAGGAGGAAGCCATCAGGGAACTAAGCTCATCACTCTCTTCCAAGGAAGAAGACTATCAGAAGCTGCAGTTGATCTACAATGAAACCGAAGCAAGCCTAGAGTATGCAAATTCTAAAATAGAGCAACTGGAGGAGGATTATTCTGCAACTAAAGATGATCTGAACTCAAAGATGTCTTCAATTGATTCATTGAATAAGGAAGTCCAAACACTATACACTGCAAAAACTGGAGCAGAAGAAAAGATAAGTGAACTAAAGAAACAGTATGCAGACCTTGCAGCTTCTTCTGAGATGAGGGCATCTTGTGATTCTGAACTACTGATCGAGAAAGATAACCTGCTCAACCAGCTTGAAGAAAAACTATCTGCTGCATTAAGTGACACTAGTaagaacaaaattataattgCTGAACTGAACAATGAATTGGACACCAACAGAACTATGCTAGATAATGAGGTTGAAGCTCATAAGAAATTATCAGAGATTCTTCAGTCCACTGAAGGGGCATTAACAGATTACAGAGACAAGGTGTTCAACCTCTCTGAAGAGCTTAATAGAGTGAAGATATCAAATCAGCAATTGATAACCCAGATTACAAAGTTGACAGACGAGTCCAATATAACGAAACAGGTTCTGTCTAACAAAATTGCAGAGGCAGAAGCAGTTTCTAAAGTTCTTTCAGATGAATTGGCATCAGTAAGGGATGTACTTCAAAAGACACAAGAAAAGCTTGATATCACTTCTAATCAATTAGTGTCAACTATGGAAGCACGTGAGGACCTTAATAAAGAACTGCTGGATGCATACAAGAAGTTAGAGTCTGCAACAGATGAGCTTGTTAGAGAACGTAAAATTAATGCTACTCTAAACAGGGAGCTTGAGGCATTGGTGGAACAATCGATTGTAGAATCTGAAGCACGACAAGCTCTTCAAGCAGACCTTGATGAGGTGACCAATTCACAAAAAGAGGTGGATGAGAGTACACAGTTCCTGTCTGAGAGGCTGGATAGCGCAAATTCTAGGATTTCTTCTattgaagaagagaaagagatgcttTCAGAGGCTCTTGAGCAACAAAAGAGAAGTAAAATGGAAGCTCAGAAAGATATGGAGGATGCTCAGAATCTTATAAAAATGCttggaacggagagagagaATTTTGAAATAAGGTCTAAGAAACTTGAAGAGGAATTGGCCACAGCAAAAGGTGAGATATTGAGACTGAGGCGGCAGATCAGCGCAAGTGGATATCTGAGAACAGAACTTGCGGAAACAAGTGTGACATCAAATACTTCTCAACCTGAGCAAGATGTGAATGACCCTGATCAGAATAGCAACAATACCGATGCTGGAGATACTCGTTCTCCTACAAGGATTTATAGGAGAAGAAAAACTAAACGGGCTACATGA
- the LOC127772716 gene encoding FCS-Like Zinc finger 10-like encodes MMLRRVAVAPPDAGDAADGKPRGGAAALFKVPRLLVGMAAAAAAARPCECDSPARSPTSPLDLRAFAAPPLLRSPRSWDARRAGLGGLIDDGLAEPPGAAAMSRLLMPQMRPTKPRPCGPAQPELGNAVGAAAGMSVPCSSRFYGDVKSGPEVTVAGAAQLRVNGGAHAAAADLGKFPATGSLPASIGRPPPPRYIGSVSATVVEQSEDYTRIIARGPNPKTTHIFGDCILEPCTESYWLVKLSGSSDELRRLCSSCKKNLDGSDLCFYRGEKAFCSGDCREQEILIEDEEESNTAVSSPISIDSSSSFHDDLFMAGMAVLDMSTSSPHA; translated from the exons ATGATGCTGaggagggtggcggtggcgccgcccgaCGCCGGGGACGCGGCGGACGGGAAGCcccggggcggcgcggcggcgctcttCAAGGTGCCGCGGCTGCtggtggggatggcggcggcggcggcggcggcgaggccgtgcGAGTGCGACTCGCCGGCGCGCAGCCCGACGTCGCCGCTCGACCTCAGGGCCTTCGCCGCGCCCCCGCTTCTCCGGTCGCCGCGGAGTTGGGACGCGCGGCGGGCCGGTCTCGGCGGCCTCATCGACGACGGCCTCGCCGagccgcccggcgccgccgccatgagccGCCTCCTCATGCCCCAGATGCGCCCGACCAAGCCGAGACCCTGCGGCCCCGCGCAGCCTGAGCTCGGGAACgccgtgggcgccgccgccggcatgtCGGTACCGTGCAGCAGCAGGTTCTACGGGGATGTGAAGTCTGGTCCAGaggtcaccgtcgccggcgccgctcagCTCCGCGTGAACGGCGGtgcccacgccgccgctgccgatctTGGCAAGTTCCCGGCGACCGGCTCGCTGCCGGCGTCGATCgggcgcccaccgccgccgcggtaCATCGGGTCGGtgtcggcgacggtggtggagcAATCGGAGGACTACACCCGCATCATCGCTCGCGGACCTAATCCGAAGACGACACACATTTTTGGGGATTGCATCTTGGAGCCCTGCACCGAGTCCTACTGGCTGGTGAAGCTGTCCGGCTCCAGcgacgagctccgccgcctctgctcgTCCTGCAAGAAGAACCTGGATGGCAGTGACCTCTGCTTTTATCG AGGTGAGAAGGCATTCTGCAGCGGCGACTGCAGGGAGCAAGAGATCCTGATAGAGGATGAAGAGGAGAGCAACACCGCGGTCTCCTCCCCCATTTCAATCGACTCGTCGTCGTCATTCCACGACGACTTATTCATGGCCGGAATGGCCGTGCTTGACATGAGCACCAGCTCCCCCCATGCCTGA